Below is a window of Electrophorus electricus isolate fEleEle1 chromosome 1, fEleEle1.pri, whole genome shotgun sequence DNA.
GAGAACAGCCATAAAAcctccacacacctctctgcttATTTGCGCAGGCACACTGGCAAACTCGGGGCTGGAAGCAAAAGTGGTCAGACTGCCCACAGCGTCAGTCAGAGGAGCTGCAGCAACACGACATTTCTCCCGATTCTCATCTGAAAAATCCCCATCCAGAGCCTGAGGAGCCACAACAACCAAACAGGTGTTAGAAAATGGCTAATGTACACtacacatatgtgtacatgAGTATAAACGCttacatgtatgtacataagTATGTAAGTACacaagtatgtatgtatgcacacacgcaagtAAGTATGTATTTAAGTTAGTATGCAATTATGTCTTTACAGGTTTTTACTGATTAAATTGACAGGCTCATTCTACCAGTGAAGGCACCTTGATGGTTTTCACCAAGTTGGCAGTGTTGTTGGCCACCTCTTTGGCTGACTGGACAAAGTGTCGCTTGGCAACAGGGTTGTCGGTCCTAGAGGACGCCAGACGGCACACGTTACATAGTGCTGAGGTGTGCTTCGCCACAATGGTCGCCGCAGAGAGCAcctacatctcacacacacacacatacacacacacacacacacacacacacacacacacacaaccatcataCACAGCAAACCAGCAGACAAACGTATTCAAGTATATGGTCACAATATGTTCCACTAAAAGCAAGTCCAGTTACCGTAAACAGCTAACGCTCTTTAAGACTTACCTGGGATGGACTACTGCCAGGGTCACTGAGGTTCTGACAGGCCATCCTGATCGCCTGATTTGCTCGTGCAAACTGAATGGTATCGACTAAGCCCTGTTGACCTGCTTGGCTGTTAGGATCTGACACGCCCACAAGGTAAGCAGCCTATAGTTGTGGGAGGAAAGGAATACTTGAAGTAACCAAATCACAGAAAGAGACCTGTgagtactcacacactcactgacatgcatgcaaacacatgcacgcaggtGCAGACACACCAAGCAAACCTAAATTGAAAATATAACAAGCAGTCAAGATAGCAGTAAGGAATGAAATGTGTCCAATGCAGTGCAGGACATTTAAAgttttatgaaaaatgaaaacttaATGGGAagtacagaaagaaagagacttCACTGATGTCCAGAGGTGTAATATAATGAATCTCTGGCAGGGGGGCGCTATGCTATGCCATTAATCACCTGTCCAGCTGCCTCTGTAAGTCCACAGAGGGCTTTAGAGGCCAGAGCCACACACTCTCCGAAAGCTTCCACATCTGCAACCTTGCAGTTATGGGAAATACCTGCCATAGACTCCCCaaggacctacacacacacacacacacacacacacacacacacacacacacacacacacacacacacaatgaaaaggAGGATACACATTTACTTCTATGAACCTTAAATTGTTTATTCAAATCCAGGCATTGAAGTACCTTTGAGTTCTCCATGACATTCTCAATGCAGTCAAAATACGACGACTCACTGATTGGCTCATTAGGATGGTTTAACAGCTCCTCCACAgcctagaaacacacacacatatgggtATATATTGtgtccatatatacatttatggcatttagcttttACCTAAAGCAaattacaattttgactgagtacagcttgagcaattgagggttaagtgtctagctcaggggccccacagtgggaacttggcagtggtggagcttgaaccagcaaccctctgattacaagtaccttaaccacttaaTTTGCATCAGGCAAAttaaggatgagagagagagagagagagagagagagagagagaaagaaagaaagaaagaaagaaagaaagaaagaaagaaagaaagaaagaaagaaagaaagaaagagatggagggatccagagagggagggactaCCTGGAGTTCTCTGAGTGCATTGTCACACTCCTTTTGCCCTGGTCCTTGCAGTGTACACAAAGTAATCAGATGGTTTATGCTGTCAGTTACagacctgcacgcacacacacacacacacacacacacacacacacacacacacactacacagttaAAGCTGAATTGGCATACAGGCCTGCGGATGAGATGGGTatcgaaaaaaaaaatcattacgTCTACTACTGTCCATTATAGCTGCTGATCTTATTTTAGGTGACAATACACACCAAACcaatttttccttttattgCTAAGATTTTCAAATGTGTCACACAGTGACACAAATGTGGACCCAGAAAAGACTACAAACATGATACTCAAAAGACCAAACACCATTCAAAAGAACAGAAGCACACCAATGTACTATAAAAAAAACCGCACAaattcaatattaaaaaaaaacacatatgcacCAAAAGCACCATAAAGAGGTTTATGGAACTGCAAACACACCTGGCAGCTCCTGTCAGCAGGCTTTTAGCGATAGCTGCTCCAGGGTCCAGAGACAGAGACTTAGCAGCCAGCAGCAGTTTACTGGAGGCCATGGAGATGTTTTTCAGAGTACCAATCACCTGGAGCTGATTATCTTTacactacaaaaacaacacaaaatccTTATCTCATATACCTCAATATAATACACCTTATACTGACACCctagtggctggtgagtgtaatAGGAGGCAGAGGGCATTATTGTTCCACCCTTTCCTGTTCAGTCATTATTTGAGCTGATTTGAGCTTTTTTGCCCCTACAGAGTTGAGCTCCAACCGTGAGCACACACCCCTTAACCCATTAATCAAGGAATTCAATAGCATCTGAACATCCAGGCCGGGTGTGTTGGAGCCCAACTCTGGAGGGCGGTGGATCTCTGTTCTGGAGTTAGGTAGCCATGTATTAGCCTGTTTCCAACCCAGCTGaacgtgcctgtgtgtggccTGCCATCTCAATGCCTGCATTAAGAAACTCATCAAAATCCTCGCTGAACTTTCCAGAAGCATCTGCAAGCTGGTGGCTTGTTCCCCTGGAGGCGTGAACTACATCTCCTGCAGACTGATTCAGATCAGCTGCCGTCTGGCTAAGGTCCATCTGTGCTTCTTGGAAGGACCTGCAGCACGGAGGGACCTGTGGAGGAGAGTGCAGTGCTGGGCTGTAGGCTGGAACAGCAGAAGGGAAGGAACACGCCTGCAGTGGTGCTGCATAAAtgctaatcctaacccctatccctaacctcaCCCCATCCCTAAACCTCACCCCTATCCCTAacacctaatcctaacccctatccctaacacctaaccctaaccttaaccccaacccctaacccttctaaccctaacccttctaaccccaacccctatccctaaccttaaccccaacccctaacccttctaaccccaacccctatccctaacacctaacccttatccctaacacctaacccttatccctaacacctaaccctaacccttatccctaacccctaatccttaAACCCTAactgctaaccctaacctccaACCTAACCTAATTCTAACCTAACCGGAAACCCAGCCCTTACCCTAACCTCTattccctaaccctaaacctaacccctaaaTGTAAACCTAACCCTGCTGTGTGCACTCACCGTGTCCAGCTGCAGCTTCTTAGTGGCTTCTGCAATGCTCTTCAGAGCCAGATCAACATCCTTCTGTCCTGGCAgacagctcacacacatgctgaggGAGTGTGAAACAGCCTTCgccacctgacacacacacacacacacacatacacacacacaccaagtcaatcatatacacatgcacacacaggaatatCTTtcttttgcagaaaaaaaagcacacctGCTCTGGTTTTGGCCACCGATTAGaaacacatgcctgcacacgCACCTCAGCTAACTTCTGTTGGCTCTCTGTATCGCCATGGCTCAGCAGCACCTGTCTGGCCTTGGAGAACAGCTCAGCTGAACCCTCCATAAAATCTCGGCCTGAGTCCAACATGGCAGAGGCTACTGCAGGGTCAGAGGTCGCTGCTGCCACACCCATTACCGCCTGTGCAAGTCTTTTCAGAGCTAGAACAGTCTCTCTGACAGcaacacctgacacacacacacacacatacatacattcccTTGTGAAAAGTGGGGAtagtatgtatgtttgtgagaaagagtgtgtgcatgtgtgtgcatgtgtatgtgcatgggtgcatacgtgtgtatatgtatgtgtgtgtgtgtgtgtgtgtgtgtgtgtgtattacctgTGTAATGCTCATTGCCTTGTGCAGTGCAGGTAAGCAGCTGAGCCATGAAAGATCCAAAAACTTTAGATGTGCTGCCAAGGTCCTGTGCACATTTCTccaactacaacacacacacccacacacacagataattcAGTACGTATATTACATAGTTGAGGTTGATTTCACATATGACTGTGGCCCCACTGACCGATTCTCCAGGCAGAGGTCTGAGCTGCTGTTTAACAGTGGCCATCTTAGCCTGGCTGAGCTGGTTGCTCAGTGTCTGTATGACTGAGAGGACTGAGTCCATCTCCTCCACACCACTCGCCTCCTGAACCTGCACAGAGGAACGCACCTGAACACAAACATTCCACATCCCGCAACATCTGCTAATTCATATAAAGAATTCaaataaaagtcaaataaataattccCTCAGCTACCTTTACCCCAATACCACTGttgatatatttataattacCCTTGAATATAAATAACAGACCCATTCCTgagctctttttaaaattttagacTATGTGGAGAGTTGTGGATCATTTGGTCTATGTTATAACTAGTAGTGGATAAGTGTGACAATACCCGGGGAGGTCCCTCCAGCCTtgtacataaacagaaaagtctTAAGGCTGCTGAGCAGTGGAGAAGTACCACTagggagttagggttaggggcaTATGGGTAGGAGTGCTGAAATACCACTAGGGAGTTAGGGGCTTATGGGTAGGAGTGCTGAAATACCACTAGGGTTAGAGTGTTAGCGTTAGGAATACGCTGCGTCTCCCcatgttagggttagttagttttttgggggtttttttgtgtgtgtgtctgtgtctgtgtggcacCTGCTTTATGGCTGTGTGAAGCTCTGCCAGGCTGGTGTCCAGGTTCCTGGCACACAGCCCCAGCTGCAAGGCCGCCGATGGGTCTGTGACCGTTGGAACAGAGCACTTGGCTGAGGCCACCATCTGACCGCCAGGCTAAACAGGAAAtagaaatacaataataaaatgaataaaaaatacaagGACTGGTTGGAATGAGGAAGGAGTATAAACATGTTAAAAGGTCTTAAGGAAAATGAAGAGTGGTGTGTAAAACTAATGGACACATTTTCACAGATCTACTAGTGGTCAACTTGCAGTGTAATTTTCCATATCAAACACTCTCATTAAGCCCTTCAGGGGGTCGGCTGGCACCATGGGTACCTGGAGGAAGTTCTGGCTGGCAACGATGAGGGCGAGCTGGGAACTGCCCTTCTCAGGCTGGCCCTGACTGTTCCGCACACCTTGCACCAGGTGAGGGATGTGCTCAGCCAGTAcctaacacacacgcatgcacacacatacaacccccaCCTCAATGAACAGCAGGCTTAGTTAGTCGTACAAAagtgcatgcacatacagatTGTACCTTGCAGCTCTGCACCAGTTGCTGGTGGGCAGCAGTGTTCTTGTTGGATCCTGCTGCATTCTGGGCTGCTGCAATGGTCTGAGTGGCAGCAGCGGCAGCCTGCCTGGAGGCATTCTGAGGGGAGAGAAACAACTATATCTGAGGaatagctttatatatatatatatatatatatatatatatatatatatatatatatatatatatatatatatatatatatatatatatatatatatatgagtcgGCAGAGACTGACCTCCAGCCTGGTGATCAGCTTCTTTTTGGTGGCATTGGTGgtgttgtgggtggtggtgttgtgggcGGCGGCGTTGGTGGCTACACGCAGCCCCTCCGCTGCCTCCCACAGCTTCTGCTGCTGGTCCTCATTTTCCGGACATGCTGCTGCcccctaaacacacatacacacacgcaagcattCACATGCCCAGACACACAAATTCCAATCACTGATACCAACCTCTACAACAGTCCTCTTCTAATCATGCACACTGCCTGTATGATGTTGTGTTTCCTTCATGGGAAACACAACATTGTATTTGAGTGTATGTCAGGGTATGTGGCACACaatattcttctctctgttctctctcaaggcttggtgtgactggctctgcttggagatggtttcagtcctatttggagggacagtcctatcaggtgacatggagaggatccacatccaaaccgtgtagactctccactggtgttccacagggctcagtaataggcccccttctcttctctctgtgcactcgttctcttggtgatcttatatttacggcatttagcagacgctcttatccagagtgacttcaaaagtgctttgtcatttacagtaGGTTaaagaatactgtagaatatagGGATGAATGcggatacctagaagtacaaaatacatatggtctatcttaaacaatgataagtgctgcTTTAAGCAAATTAACTATTTCATTATGTagataaaacagaaattctGTCCATAGACAGTAGATGGCCTACCAGCAAGAGTTGAGTAGTTACTCAATATTTATTTCTAGAATCATAATGTAATTTTTCATGAAAATACATACATCAGGTTAAATCAGTGTTGAGAGATATGTTGTGTTAGTGTCAGTGTGTCAGCATGGCAGTATGTTATTGGCATTATGTCAGTtagttagtgtgttagtggcaGCATGTTAGTGGGTAGTGTGTTAGTGGCAGTGTGGTAGTGTGTTAGTGGCAGTGCGTTATTGTCAGCGTGGTAGTGTTTTAGTGGCAacgtgttagtgtgttagcggTCAGTCGGTGTTTCAGTGGCAGTGTGTCGCTGCGGTACGAGAATGTTTCTTGACCTTTGCAGCTTCCACCATGAGCGCTGTGGCATCGGCCAGAAGTTTGGCAGCAGCAAGGAGCTTTTTCGAGTTGTCCACGTCAACTTCCATCTCTGCATCTGACCTCAGAGCATTTATTAGGTCAGAGGTCGCCTGTGCCAGAACCCGTGCCTGCCTCACCatctcacctgagagagagagagagagagagagagagagagagagagagtgtgagtgagtgtgtgtgtgtgtgtgtgtgtgtgtttgtgcgtgcgtgtgcttcTCTCACCAGCATCTCCCATAGAGCTGAAGATGTTCTCTGTAACGGTCATGATGGCATCTGTGGCCTGGTCGTAGCGTCCAACTGACTCTCTCCAAGTGGTGAAGTTACGCACGTGTGCCAGCAGCTCAGCGAGTGCCTGGCTCACCACACTAGCAGCTGCACTAACTGCGTGAAGCAGCTCGTTGTCGGGGTTGGCACAGACGCAGGCCTCCACACAGCTCTCCACCGAGCGCTCCACCAACCGCACCGCCTCCACCAGCTGCTCCTGACACTCTAGCAAACTCATGGTGGGGCTCACCACCTCAATACAGGGCCAGGAAAAttagattacacacacacacacacacacacacacgcacacacacacacactcagttaacccccccgccccacacacacacactgcttacaCACATCCAAAAATAGcttaaaacatacatacacctacaacaaatggcttacacacacacacacacacacacacacacacacacacacacacacacacacacacacacacacaccttatacatCTTTAGGCTGCTTTGGTGTGTTTTGCTGAGGTGgagcacacatactcacacatatatgaGTGGAGCACACATACTCTACCTTGGCACAGGCTACCAgctgggaggtggagagggCGCACTGGGTTGCTGCGGTGATGATTGTGTTCTGCAAGACCATATCCTCAGACACTTGGGCTACATTCTTCGCCTTCAGAACCATCATGGCTGCCGCGTTCGCTACGGCCTTAGCTAGACTCATCAGAACATCCTGGAACAAACACCCCCAGCATGACAGTCacaatgacagacacacagtatctcagtggttaaggtactccaCTAGTAATAAGATggctgccagttcaagccccaccactgccactgttgcccttaactctcaattactcaagttgtactcagttataattgtaagttgctttggataaaagtgtcagctaaattctgtaaatgtaaaatacactCTAAAAATAGAGAAAATTGTACCTGGAATCGTTCATCAGTGTCATTCTCCTCAATCTGTCGGAGGAGGTCTCCACTGGCCTGACCAATATGACCAGCTGCAGTCAATACAGTCTGTCGAGGCTGTAAGCAAACGAGAaaatcaaatacacacatacatgtgtgcacacacaaacatttgcacatAAAGTCATTCTTTGGTTTTgcattctgcattttatttttttttgcatttcttctttATTAGTAGACAAATGGAAAGCCCAAATGAATTAACTAACTGATAGAACAAGAAAAACTATTGATGGTGAGAGCAAGGTCACCTCTACAAACAGACAAACTAACATCCCACCAACCCTACATCCACCTCAGCCACCCACAAACCCACCCTACACCCATCAGGCAGTCACCTGTCCTGAGGCAGGCTCCACAGCTATGAGCAGGTCAGAGACGGCTCCTGTCAGCGTCCTGGCAGCCCGTAGCAGGTCCCGCCCGCTGCCCACCTCGTCTTCCATCAGGCCTGCAAGCAGCTTCACCCCCTGGGACATCTCCGTCAGGTTAGAGGAGATGGTGGTGATGGCACAGCCAACTGCTGTGTAATCCGTGTCTAACGGGTCTCCTACAAGGCACAGATGGGCACCACACCTCTATCCTCATGTCCTGTACCAAAATCCTTAAGAGCCATTTTACCACAACAACATTAGTGCCAAACATGGTCTTAAGGTACCCACACTGGTGAATAACTACTGACATTATAGTCTAAGAGTAAATGCAATCCCAGTCCTAGTCCCAGTCCCAGGCCAAGAAACATGCCATCTATGTCAAATCTGGATTACGAACAAGATGTAGGATCCAAGTCAGAATATCTTGAATGAAGTCTTCTGCCAGAAATTACTAATATGGCTGATACTTCATGAATAGGCTTTTAAGcataatataatttacattatcTAACTAGCATATTTTGAACTGTTCCCATGACCATTTCAGTAGTAATAGCTTTCCTGGgttaaattactttattttattacctGCTGTCAGATTGACGACGGAGGCAGTGCCAGCTGTAATGGCCCCAACCTGAGAGTGGATCTCGTGTTTGGACTCATCAACCTTGTTCTGGTTCCACATTTTGGAGGCCTGACAATGAGGACAAAGGAGAGAACAGATCACTTTGTAAAGAGGGACACAGCAGCTGAATTTACATGTCCATGAGTGACACTACAACCCCAAACttcaaccctaaccctcaacCCCACTCGTTTTGCCCGTGATACTTAACATTCGTCAGTACAGGATATAGAGCAGAGTGTTAATTTACCACTGAAGGGTATGCATTACATGAATCTGAACAATAAGATggatctatatgtgtgtgtgagggagtgagtgtgtgtgtgtgagagagggagggagtgagtgtgtgtgagagagagggagggagtgagtgtgtgtgagagagggagggagtgagtgtgtgtgagagagggagggagtgagtgtgtgtgagagagggagggagtgagtgtgtgtgagagagggagggagtgagtgagtgagtgagtgtgtgtgtctgtgtgtgaaagagggagtgagtgtgtgtgtgtgtgtttgtgtgtgagtgagtgagtgagtgagtgagtgtgtgtgtgtgtgtgtgtgtgtgtgtgtgtgtgagagagggagtgagtgtgtgtgtgtgtgtgtgtgtgtgtgtgtgtgtgtgtgtgtatacccaGTCATCTCCCAGTGAGGCGATGTCCTCCGTGCCTTCCAAGTGAAGCTGGGCcttctgcacagcctgcatGCTGGTGTTAATGGTTCCCACCAGAGCCTGTTGGGCTGCACTCTGACCAACCAGGATAATGAAATAACACAGGAATCTCATCTCAAAAACACACTCATCTCAGCAGTGCTCCATGTGTTGTGATATTGCGTTATTATGTACACAGttcattaaaatgacaataCTTTTCAACTCtccagaaatatatatttttaaaagctattaaaatagaaaaaacaaagttATAGTTGTGTAGTCACTAGACCCTGTTGTGATGTATAGTTGTGTAGTCACCAGACCCTGTATTAATCAGGCCTATGATTTGTATGTTGTGATTTGTCAGAATGTGTGTGACGTCTTACCAGTGGAGGCATGTGCCCAAGATGCATCTGTCCAGTGGTGATCTGTTGCTGTGGAGACGGCATAGTACCCAAACTTAGAGTTTCCGGGGCAACAGAGCTGGAGCGCAGCACACCTGGTAAGGCCACTAAGCCATACTCGGGCTGTCCAACCCTGTTTGACTGCTGTTGTACAACGGTAGACCTGAAGAAAGGGgtacagagggagagggggtgggagagagagaagatttgaaccaaattaaattaaaccacCTTAATCAGTTTTAGCCACATGAATTTTACCAGTCATATCAATAAAACAATTCCACAATAGGAAGTTCCTTAATAAAATAGTGTCAACTTAGCTAATATATAGCTAAATTAAGTCAAACTTTTTCATCCTCCCATTACAGAAGATGTCATTTTTGgaacaaaatacagtttttttgtttgtttttagttttagttttttgctGGGCATTGAGAATTACTCAAACCTAAGACTTCAAGTATTAGAAGCTCACAGTAATTTACTTTAGGATGAAGTTCAGATGTTAAGAAGACGGTGTGTTTCCTGGGAATACAACAGGACCCAAATACATCAGTGGGTATATGAGTAAACTAGTTTGAGAACTTCCTTAAAGGTCATTTAATGACCTTCCTGATACCAGACCCTACAGAGATGGCCTGTTACAGAAGATTCATTTAGACTTACATGTTTCAAGATAACTACATGAAACATTAGTGGAGGCTCCACCTAATAGACATTCTATTGTACACTTTGCTGACAGTGTCATGATAGTTATTAATTAACAAGTCAAAGTGTCCTGGGAATAATAACAGAATATCAGAATATCTCAAGTTCCACTGCAGCCTGTACACAAGgggccagattcataaaactGCGGCATACAAAATGTGAAACATGGTGTTTTAATTCCTATTCATAAAGTCACCGTGGTGATAATTGGCACACTGGTGTCAGCTCACTGCTACTGTAAACTCACTTGTGCTGAaggtgaaagccaatcaaatgAGACATTTAAATGAATCCACATATATTAAAGACACGCCTAGAGACATATGACTGACTGACTAACCCCAGTTACTAACCCCAGTGTACCAATGGTACACTATCTGCCAgttgtataaaaatgtaatgtggtTTATCTTAAATTTCACAAAAACACTAACTGGATGGTTGCATTGAGTTGATTTCAGTTCTtcttctaaatcatggcagaGCAGCAAAACTGTATCTGTATTGTTTTAAATCAAATCACCTTCATCTCTGTGTTCTCCTACTTACTCCAAACAGcccaaaaatgtgatttttaaataactttgtCAATTATTAAATTGATGCACGTGCAATTTTGTTTATGCTTTGCAAGTGTGACCAAACACTGTCAGAGAAAAGAGCATCTAATCCAGACTGTCTTCTTACTGGGACATTTACCGTCAGACCAGGTGGTATCGTTTGTGAAGTAGTGCTTTGTTATGAATTGCTAATGTCATATGCAAATTCAGCAGCATTATATATCATGCAAAGGATAAAATACGCATTTATGAATAAGAAAACCTGTTACTTTGGTACTGCTTGCTGTTAACATCGCTTGAAATGTGGcaatatgttttatgaatttgctCTGGGTTCAAGATTTCATCATAAGGACACTGTAGTGGTCTGGTCTATAGTGACCCGGTCTTGTTCAACACCATGTGGCTGAACAATGATCAAATGTAGTGTCAAACAGGCAGGTGGAGCTCATTATCATGTTACAAACATTGCTTTCCAcatcaacacaaaacaaaacaaaagtgtgtgtgcatgcatgtgtgttgcatACTTCTTTGGAGAGATGGATTCCTCCAGCATGGCAGCTTCTTCATCACTTTCTAGACCAAAGCGATCTTTACTTTGCTTCTGCAGAgtggtgtcacacacacacacacacacacacacacacacacacacacacacacacacacacacacacacacacacacacacacacacacagtccatcaCTACATGAAAACACACCTGGTCCAGGTTCTCTAAACATTGAGAGTTTTAGCTAAAACACGCATCATTTCAGATTTTAGAATTTCTACTCAAGTCTTGGACTCGAGGCCAGTATAAACGTTCTTCTACAATGTAGGCTTTTGACTTTGGAAACTAGTTATTTCTATTATATATTGCATAGTGCTCATAATGGTGTGGTTGAAGCCCCTAGGTACCTTTTTGAGGATGATGTCAATGTAGCCAGCTATTAGCTGAGAGATCTGCTCCCCCTCTGTGGTCTGGACAGAGTAATAGCTTTCCTGATACTCTCCAAAATcctacacacattcacatgcacaaaagACATTTCACAGGATTTTTTGAGCCAGTGTGAAACACAATGAGCTTTTCTGAGGCGTGAGTGTGTGATCAGTACCAGCGTGAAGCTCTTCGGTGATGCAGCCCATCTCTTCACCCTAGTCAGGGGCCAGTCCTGTAGCACTTCTTTGGTTTTCTCATCCACTCGCATCACAGACTCTTTAGTTACTCCCAACAATCGAGGCACAAGTTTATTCTTGCTCTTCAGCTTCTCCTGAGAAACCAAGCCGTCCAAATGGATTCAGTTCCTTTTACCACACGTATGCACTAATAAAGACTGAGGCTCCTGAACTCAGGTCCTGCATAAACGTGTCCACTGAGCACTGGACCAAAGAATCAGCTCTGtagcacagcagccagagtgaGCTCCCATGTGTGCGCTCCCAGCTCTccaacgctaaccctaaccctaaccccaatcctAGCCCTACTCTGTCACCTAGTACTAAGTTTCAGCAGGTTTTAAGACTACATTAGTGACATTGCTATAACAACTGTTTTGATAACAGTCACCACCTGGTTTGCTGAGGTCCAGCCAGGGGACAGGTGGAGTGCTGCTTCTATAATGATGATTTAAAtaacacacagcaaacattttACCTTACAGTGTCATCAACACAACAGCATAATACCGTTAATGCATGGACCCTAAAATCAAAAGAAGAGGGAAGGAGTAGCAGAATTCTGGAGCCTGAATTCTTCTCAGATAatgaaagaagacaaaaagaagCAAAGCTGAAGTAAGCAGacaatgaaacaca
It encodes the following:
- the LOC113584703 gene encoding talin-2-like isoform X1: MVALSLKICVRQCNVVKTLQFEPSTAVYDACRVIRERVPEAQSGQASEYGLFLSDEDPRKGIWLDGGRTLDYYMLRNGDILEYKTKHRPQKIKMLDGAVKTVMVDDSKTVGELLITICSRIGITNYDEYSLIQELVEEKKDEGLGTLKKEHPLLGDERKMEKLRAKLHTEDDLNWLDHGRTFREQGIVASETLLLRRKFFYSDLNVDSRDPVQLNLLYVQARDDILNGSHPVSFDKASVFGGIQTHIQFGPHIEHKHKAGFLDLKEFLPKEYMKQRGAEKKIFQEQKACGEMTEIESKVKYVKLARSLRTYGVSFFLVKEKLKSKNKLVPRLLGVTKESVMRVDEKTKEVLQDWPLTRVKRWAASPKSFTLDFGEYQESYYSVQTTEGEQISQLIAGYIDIILKKKQSKDRFGLESDEEAAMLEESISPKKSTVVQQQSNRVGQPEYGLVALPGVLRSSSVAPETLSLGTMPSPQQQITTGQMHLGHMPPLSAAQQALVGTINTSMQAVQKAQLHLEGTEDIASLGDDWASKMWNQNKVDESKHEIHSQVGAITAGTASVVNLTAGDPLDTDYTAVGCAITTISSNLTEMSQGVKLLAGLMEDEVGSGRDLLRAARTLTGAVSDLLIAVEPASGQPRQTVLTAAGHIGQASGDLLRQIEENDTDERFQDVLMSLAKAVANAAAMMVLKAKNVAQVSEDMVLQNTIITAATQCALSTSQLVACAKVVSPTMSLLECQEQLVEAVRLVERSVESCVEACVCANPDNELLHAVSAAASVVSQALAELLAHVRNFTTWRESVGRYDQATDAIMTVTENIFSSMGDAGEMVRQARVLAQATSDLINALRSDAEMEVDVDNSKKLLAAAKLLADATALMVEAAKGAAACPENEDQQQKLWEAAEGLRVATNAAAHNTTTHNTTNATKKKLITRLENASRQAAAAATQTIAAAQNAAGSNKNTAAHQQLVQSCKVLAEHIPHLVQGVRNSQGQPEKGSSQLALIVASQNFLQPGGQMVASAKCSVPTVTDPSAALQLGLCARNLDTSLAELHTAIKQVQEASGVEEMDSVLSVIQTLSNQLSQAKMATVKQQLRPLPGESLEKCAQDLGSTSKVFGSFMAQLLTCTAQGNEHYTGVAVRETVLALKRLAQAVMGVAAATSDPAVASAMLDSGRDFMEGSAELFSKARQVLLSHGDTESQQKLAEVAKAVSHSLSMCVSCLPGQKDVDLALKSIAEATKKLQLDTVPPCCRSFQEAQMDLSQTAADLNQSAGDVVHASRGTSHQLADASGKFSEDFDEFLNAGIEMAGHTQCKDNQLQVIGTLKNISMASSKLLLAAKSLSLDPGAAIAKSLLTGAARSVTDSINHLITLCTLQGPGQKECDNALRELQAVEELLNHPNEPISESSYFDCIENVMENSKVLGESMAGISHNCKVADVEAFGECVALASKALCGLTEAAGQAAYLVGVSDPNSQAGQQGLVDTIQFARANQAIRMACQNLSDPGSSPSQVLSAATIVAKHTSALCNVCRLASSRTDNPVAKRHFVQSAKEVANNTANLVKTIKALDGDFSDENREKCRVAAAPLTDAVGSLTTFASSPEFASVPAQISREGCAAQLPILQSAHSMLASSILLLNTARSLVLNPKDPLTWSTLAGHSRTVSDSIKSLIAAIREKAPGQRECDCAIESISKAIRELEQAFLAAVTQGLPAQDISLQALQEKLMSSVEEVGHLIEPTSTAAKGEAAQLGHNMSQLVSCFDDLCRAAVGVASLLLHHQQQMTVLDQVKTLAESTLQMLYAAKEAGGNPKAILTHQAITEAAQLMREAISDLLLTLNEVASEVGVVGAMVNSITDAVDKLAEGTRTDAQGSFVDYQTTMVQHCTSLAAAAQEMMTKSVSAPEELGSLASRVTADYRQLALQQHTEVSPADEEEEVGLQVRGHVQELGHLCIALVQKTGALQLCSSGLVTKRELNECVRAITEKVSVLVSALQVGNKDIQACASAASAVSGIVADLDTVIMFASAGTLNMENDAGSFADHRETILKTAKVLVEDTKKLVSGAASGPEKLAHAAQSSAQTITHLSEVVKVGAASLGPADPDTQMVLINAVKDVAKALAELIGATKWAAGKAAGDPSMFHLKSAAKVMITNVTSLLKTVKAVEDVATRGSRALEAAIEAIKQELCVFQSRDTPVRSATPEEFVRMTKGITMATAKAVASGNSARQEDVISTANLSQKVIADMLTACKRAAYHDGVSEELRAKALLYGTECTKVYIDLLEQVLQVLQRPTAEQKQHLAVFSKRVAGAVTELIHIAENMKGSEWVDPEDPTVIAETELLGAAASIEAAAKKLEHLKPRAKPKQADESLDFEEQILEAAKSIATATSALVKSASAAQRELIAQGKVGSIPANAEDDGQWSQGLISAAHLVAAATGSLCEASVQGHHGSEERLISSAKQVSTSTAQLLLTCKVKADHNSEAMRRLQAAGNAVKRASDNLVKAAQKSAFDKTDEDNVVVKTNFVGGIAQIIAAQEEMLKKERELEEARKKLAQIRQQQYKFLPSELRGDED